The following DNA comes from Chitinophaga nivalis.
TGGAAACCATACAGGAAGAGCTATATTAATCAGTGCTTCCCAGGTTTATTCAGTTCGTCCAACACCTTTTCTGCGCCCCAGTTACGTTTGGGCTGCGGACAGCCTTTTTTCCGGGTGCGGCAGGAAGTCAGTAATATCATGCCTGACAATAACAGCAATACAAAGAGGGCAGGTTTGCGCATATACTTTCTTTTTTAGAATAAACGCATTTGTTTGCCCGCTTTGCGGTTTTGTTTCTTAGTTTCTTTTGTATAGTAATTGGTGGCCGGGCATCCTGTTTTCTGCGAAGAGCAGCCGGGTAACAGGATGCAGCCTAATAAAAGCAGGCATAATATTGTTTTCATAGGGATATTTTACCTGCAATATAATCTTTTTTTGTAACGTGAATTACCGGGTTTCGTTCACTTCGTCTTCCTGATACCAGGAGGCATACATACTGTAGTTTTTGGAGATCCGGTTGATTTCTCCGTTAATCAGGGTCATGTCGATGTCTTTCACTTTTTTGGCTGGCACGCCGGCATAGATGGTACCTGGTTCAATATGGGTATTGCTCAGTACTACGGCGCCAGCCGCAATGATGCTGTTGCTGCTCACGTGTACATGATCCATTACAATAGCGCCCATACCAATCAGTACATTATCTTCTACCGTACAACCATGTAAAATGGCATTGTGACCAATGGAAACATTATTGCCAACAATGGTTTTTGATTTCTGATAGGTACAGTGAATAACTGCGCCATCCTGCACATTCACATTGTCGCCCAGGCGGATACTGTTTACATCTCCCCTTACCACGGCATTGAACCAGAAT
Coding sequences within:
- a CDS encoding gamma carbonic anhydrase family protein, translating into MAFIIPLKGITPQIGEDSFIAPNATIVGDVVAGKGCTFWFNAVVRGDVNSIRLGDNVNVQDGAVIHCTYQKSKTIVGNNVSIGHNAILHGCTVEDNVLIGMGAIVMDHVHVSSNSIIAAGAVVLSNTHIEPGTIYAGVPAKKVKDIDMTLINGEINRISKNYSMYASWYQEDEVNETR